One Natronomonas gomsonensis genomic window, CTCCGACGACGTCCAGGGCGACGAGATGCTCGTGGAGTTCGACGACTACTTCCTCCGCGTGCTGGAGGAAAACGACATCGACGTCGACGCGGTCAAACAGGAAGCCCAAGAGCAGATGGCGAACAACGCCTTCGACGGCGTCGATGGGCTCTCGACGGTTCCCGACGCGGTCGGCGAACTGTTCGTGACGACCGGCGCGCTTTCGGCGAAAGAACACGCCGGCGTGCAGGTCGCCTGTCAGAAGGGCGTCGACTCGGCCATCTCGAAGACGGTCAACGCGCCCAACGACTCCACGGTCGAGGACGCGAAGGAAGTGTTCGAGTACATCTACGAACACGGCGGGAAGGGAGTCACCTACTACCGCGACGGCACCCGCTCGAAGCAGGTGTTGACGACCCGTGCGAAGAACGCCGAGTTCTCCGACTTGAACGAAGACGAGGCCGCCGCGGCCATCGTCGAGAACATCGAGGAACTGTTCGGCGGTATCGAAGGCTTCCTCGACAACGAGGAGGTCCGTGCGGCACTCGAGTCCGACGTGGAGTCGCTGCTCGACATCGACTCGGGCGAGTTCGGCGAGAAACAGCCGCGTCCCGACGTGCTCCACGGCGTCACCCAGCGCATCGACACCGGCTACGGCAAACTGTACGTCAACATCAACGAGGACCCCGCCCAGGAGCGGCCCTTCGAGCTGTTCGCCAACATCGGCAACTCCGGCGGCTTCACCGCCTCTTTCACCGAGGCGCTGGCGAAGACCATCTCGACGGCGCTGCGCTCGGGCGTCGACCCCGAGGAAATCGCCGACGAACTGCAGGGCATCCGGTCGCCGAAGGTCGCCTGGGACAAAGGCGAGCAAATCAACTCCATCCCCGACGCCATCGGGACGGCGATGCGTCGATACCTCGACGGCGACGTTGACAAGGCCTACCCCGACCAGACCACGCTCGACCAGACGGCCCAGCAGGCCGAAGAGCAGGCGGAGCGAGAGGCCCGCGAGGCGCCGGAAACCGACGGCGGTGCGGCGAGTGCCGCAAGCAGTGCCTCGTCGGCCGCCACCCATTCGACGGCTTCGCCGAACGACGACGCCTCCGACACCCAGTCGCTCATCGACGCCGGGGAATCCCCCGAGTGCCCCGAATGCAGCAGCATGACGCTGTACTACTCCGAGGGCTGTAAGACGTGTGAGTCCTGCGGCTGGTCGGAGTGCTGACGTAGACGCTACGGAGTCTTTTTGGGTTCGTCGCCCCCCGTTTTCGTATGGACGGTGACCGAAGCGGCCGACGGTGTCCGATGTGTGAGACGCCGATGTACAAGCGTCACTGCAAGTACGTCTGCCCGCAACACGGCGTCGTCGTCGACTGCTCGGACCCCTTCACGTTCTAGAACGTCGTCCCGTCCGAGAGACGCCTGTAGGCCGGTCCCGAAAGGACCAGCAGTGCCGCAAGCGCGACGGCGGTGACGACGACGAGTGGGTCGGCGGCGCTTCCGGCGGCGGTCAACTCGCCGGCGGAGGCACCGAGCAAGACGGCGGCGACGACCCACGGCGCTTCGCCGATGGCCGTCCCCAGAATGTAGGGACGCAGCGGCACCTCGGCCAATCCAGCGCCGTAGGAGACGGGGTCGGTCGGCAGCGGCGCGAGTCGAACCGCGATGATGCCGCGGAGGTCGCCGGCGGTCTTCCGGACGGCGCCACCGGCGTCGCCGACTCGGGCCAGCAGGCCGGCGTCGTGGCCGAGATACCCCGCCAGCGTGTAGGCGGGCAGCGTCGTCACGACCGCACCGGCAAGCGCGACCGGAATCGCCGTCGGCCCGTAGAGGTAGCCGAGCAACACTGACAGCGCGCTGATGGGCCACGCCAACAGCGGGCGAACGAGATACAGCACGAGGAGCGCGACCCCGAGAACCACGGGTCGCGAGGCGAGTCCCTCGGCGTGGACGAACAGCCGCTCCGGGGGGACCGTCAGGGCGGCGGTGGCGGCGACGACACAGACGACGGCGATACCGGCCACCTGACGGGCGGTCGCGCGCTTCACGTCGGCGGGAAGCCGCCCGGTGGACAAACCTCTTGTGGTCGGATTACCCGGTCGTTTTTATTCCGACGCCGCCGAGGAGTCTCCGTGACCCGCGACGACGACCCCGTCGAACTCGGGGTGCAGTTGCTCGCCCGCCTCGAACACGAGGAGTTGTCGCTGGCCGACATCATCGACCGCATCGAGACGATTACCACTCACCCCGAGACGACGCGAGCCATCCTCGAGGAGGCCGAAAAGAGGGGTCACATCACCCGCGACGGCGACACGGTCAAACCCACCGCCGGCCGGTTTCTCAGCTTCGAAAGCGAAGTCGTCTCCCGGGAGGG contains:
- a CDS encoding DUF5830 family protein, with the translated sequence MTRDDDPVELGVQLLARLEHEELSLADIIDRIETITTHPETTRAILEEAEKRGHITRDGDTVKPTAGRFLSFESEVVSREGDFDCQRCGASISTGYFMKLQAGEHGPFGSSCIRKVTGRE
- a CDS encoding HVO_2523 family zinc finger protein, with the protein product MDGDRSGRRCPMCETPMYKRHCKYVCPQHGVVVDCSDPFTF
- a CDS encoding TVP38/TMEM64 family protein, whose product is MKRATARQVAGIAVVCVVAATAALTVPPERLFVHAEGLASRPVVLGVALLVLYLVRPLLAWPISALSVLLGYLYGPTAIPVALAGAVVTTLPAYTLAGYLGHDAGLLARVGDAGGAVRKTAGDLRGIIAVRLAPLPTDPVSYGAGLAEVPLRPYILGTAIGEAPWVVAAVLLGASAGELTAAGSAADPLVVVTAVALAALLVLSGPAYRRLSDGTTF